The proteins below are encoded in one region of Aquisphaera giovannonii:
- a CDS encoding spherulation-specific family 4 protein — protein MIPVSCSCGRRFKAEDHHAGKRTRCPVCGTLLVIGQAGVATPRPDPQGVIPPSGVTDNGEVPSWWFPAGGPGAHPAAGTVATPPTTRSGTGSGSGTGSSSSGDPDEIKTAVFPQQPPAARRPAHAEAAGRRRKMILAGLGVGALTLLVGASALYWLTPRDEGRGIPWGPRVPGVPDPPGGAVPKEEEGPGVKREPEPQPPGGGPRLRLIVPAYFYPIGKGLDDWKRLGKAAGKVQVVIIANPSSGPGDRPNPDYSRAIKDAHDAGAVVIGYVNTKYGARPIAEVQADFGLWVKFYPEVRGFFLDQQSQDLRNVPTYIEIRDAARRALKDALLVNNPGAVCDAAYVTQRCADATCVFSAYEGFGFFELPPTYSKSDPSRFAALACQIKGEDAMQQAIHDAIMKRIGYIYISDTPSGDNPWGRLPTYWEKEVDAIHRVE, from the coding sequence ATGATCCCGGTGTCATGTTCCTGCGGGCGGCGATTCAAGGCGGAGGACCACCACGCCGGCAAGCGGACGCGATGCCCCGTGTGCGGCACCCTCCTGGTGATCGGCCAGGCGGGCGTCGCGACTCCCCGTCCGGACCCGCAGGGCGTGATACCCCCCTCGGGCGTGACCGACAACGGCGAGGTCCCTTCCTGGTGGTTCCCCGCCGGCGGCCCTGGCGCCCACCCGGCCGCAGGCACGGTGGCGACGCCCCCCACCACGAGGAGCGGCACCGGCAGCGGCAGCGGGACCGGCAGCTCGAGTTCCGGCGATCCCGACGAGATCAAGACGGCCGTCTTCCCCCAGCAGCCACCCGCCGCGCGCAGGCCGGCGCACGCCGAGGCCGCCGGCCGGCGGCGCAAGATGATCCTCGCGGGCCTCGGCGTCGGAGCCCTCACGCTGCTGGTCGGCGCCTCGGCCCTCTACTGGCTGACGCCCCGCGACGAGGGCCGCGGCATTCCGTGGGGGCCCAGGGTGCCCGGCGTGCCCGATCCTCCCGGCGGCGCCGTCCCGAAGGAGGAGGAAGGCCCCGGGGTGAAGAGGGAGCCGGAGCCTCAGCCCCCGGGGGGCGGGCCCAGGCTCCGCCTGATCGTCCCGGCCTACTTCTATCCCATCGGCAAGGGCCTGGATGACTGGAAGCGCCTCGGCAAGGCCGCGGGCAAGGTCCAGGTCGTCATCATCGCCAACCCGAGCAGCGGCCCCGGCGACCGGCCGAATCCCGACTATTCCCGGGCCATCAAGGATGCGCACGACGCCGGCGCCGTCGTGATCGGCTACGTCAACACCAAGTACGGGGCCCGCCCGATCGCCGAGGTGCAGGCCGATTTCGGCCTCTGGGTCAAGTTCTATCCCGAGGTCCGCGGCTTCTTCCTCGACCAGCAGTCGCAGGACCTCCGCAACGTCCCCACGTACATCGAGATCCGCGACGCCGCCAGGAGGGCGCTCAAGGATGCCCTGCTCGTGAATAACCCGGGCGCCGTCTGCGACGCCGCCTACGTGACCCAGCGATGCGCCGACGCCACCTGCGTCTTCTCTGCCTACGAGGGCTTCGGCTTCTTCGAACTGCCCCCCACCTACTCCAAGAGCGACCCCTCGCGATTCGCGGCCCTCGCCTGCCAGATCAAGGGGGAGGACGCCATGCAGCAGGCGATCCATGACGCGATCATGAAGCGGATCGGCTACATCTACATCTCCGACACCCCCAGCGGGGACAACCCCTGGGGCCGCCTGCCCACCTACTGGGAGAAGGAAGTCGACGCCATCCACCGCGTCGAGTGA
- a CDS encoding type IV pilus twitching motility protein PilT, with translation MWTMEKILKGARKYGASDVHLIRGLSPAFRVNGEIRLIEGEPLDEASLREMTNGLMNERQRAIFDREWQLCFSRYWDGVGRCRASIYLHAGIPEMAIRLCETTVRGREVLGLPPVIDELARLPNGLILVTGATGNGKTTTLNYLVDTINRGRRAKIITIEDPVEYVHENRNSIVVQQEVLTDVPSFQKALTHVLRQDPDVVVIGEMRDLETVSTALTAAETGHLVLATLHTPDVVQTIQRIFSVFPHEQQNNIMYQLANTLQAVLAQRLLPRADGKGLVLACEIGIATPAVRKRIREGEPHLLFSEMQMGRKHQMQTIDMALLDLYQRGEISYDTALSNAHEPGTIRERSAGASSRGRGLRGEDENAG, from the coding sequence ATGTGGACGATGGAGAAGATCCTCAAGGGCGCCCGGAAGTACGGCGCCAGCGACGTGCATTTGATTCGCGGCCTGAGCCCGGCGTTCCGCGTCAACGGCGAGATCCGCCTGATCGAGGGGGAGCCGCTGGACGAGGCGTCGCTCCGCGAGATGACCAACGGCCTGATGAACGAGAGGCAGCGCGCGATCTTCGACCGCGAGTGGCAGCTCTGCTTCTCACGATACTGGGACGGCGTGGGGCGGTGCCGGGCGAGCATCTACCTGCACGCCGGCATCCCGGAGATGGCGATCCGCCTCTGCGAGACCACCGTCCGCGGCCGCGAGGTGCTCGGCCTGCCGCCGGTCATCGACGAGCTCGCGAGGCTGCCCAACGGACTGATCCTGGTCACCGGCGCGACGGGCAACGGCAAGACCACGACGCTGAACTACCTCGTCGACACGATCAACCGCGGCCGGCGGGCCAAGATCATCACGATCGAGGACCCCGTCGAGTACGTCCATGAGAACCGCAACAGCATCGTCGTCCAGCAGGAGGTCCTCACCGACGTCCCCTCGTTCCAGAAGGCCCTGACCCACGTCCTCCGCCAGGATCCCGACGTGGTCGTGATCGGCGAGATGCGCGACCTGGAGACCGTCTCCACCGCCCTGACCGCCGCGGAGACGGGGCACCTCGTGCTCGCGACCCTGCACACGCCGGACGTCGTCCAGACGATCCAGCGGATCTTCAGCGTCTTCCCGCACGAGCAGCAGAATAACATCATGTACCAGCTCGCCAATACGTTGCAGGCCGTGCTGGCCCAGCGCCTGCTCCCCAGGGCCGACGGGAAGGGCCTGGTCCTCGCCTGCGAGATCGGCATCGCCACGCCCGCCGTGCGGAAGCGGATCCGCGAGGGGGAGCCGCACCTGCTGTTCAGCGAGATGCAGATGGGCCGCAAGCACCAGATGCAGACCATCGACATGGCGCTCCTGGACCTCTACCAGCGCGGCGAGATCAGCTACGACACCGCCCTCTCCAACGCCCACGAGCCCGGGACCATCCGCGAGCGCTCCGCCGGCGCCTCCTCCCGCGGCCGCGGCCTCCGCGGTGAGGACGAGAATGCGGGCTGA
- a CDS encoding DUF2997 domain-containing protein, whose protein sequence is MSDEEIEIEIGADGKVVVRTIGIKGPRCVDVAEAIAQVVGREESRQLTDEYHEAGVQAMARVEQRVRRFGLD, encoded by the coding sequence ATGAGCGACGAGGAGATCGAGATCGAGATCGGCGCCGACGGCAAGGTCGTCGTGCGGACGATCGGCATCAAGGGGCCGCGGTGCGTGGACGTCGCGGAGGCGATCGCGCAGGTCGTCGGCCGCGAGGAGTCGCGCCAGTTGACCGACGAGTACCACGAGGCCGGCGTCCAGGCGATGGCCCGCGTCGAGCAGCGGGTCCGCCGGTTCGGCCTGGACTGA
- a CDS encoding S26 family signal peptidase produces MQCPSCRFENMPGLDACGRCGTSLTLAGSAIDVNPPRASRSARQMRRLVNRKPVYRAKDAARSVRGGLLGAIAADGWFTPPPPGTIRRLIVPGLAQIHAGNVTWGWLYLGSYAVFLLLGLLRWGSTDGPIFIGLAISAHASSVVSALMREHAVDRRKLFLFTLFVTTILYALLSVVLRGIAAPLALMADSRPFAAGDVLLVNNWAFAITGPRRGDVVVTRPSVNSRREVTDPMRAGGHRRDYLEDNQVIDRVIGLAGDRVVWEDGRLSINGEPVSWTPLVPDRLPARMEIEVPEHYLLVLPTMTAAAAQRGSSAEFWKVAGLIDPGDVEGGVWLRIAPLSRFRFIR; encoded by the coding sequence ATGCAATGCCCGAGTTGCCGGTTCGAGAACATGCCGGGCCTGGATGCCTGCGGGCGATGCGGGACCTCCCTGACCCTGGCCGGCTCCGCGATCGACGTGAATCCCCCGCGCGCCTCGCGGTCGGCCCGGCAGATGCGGCGGCTGGTCAACCGGAAGCCCGTCTACCGGGCGAAGGACGCCGCCCGGAGCGTCCGCGGGGGCCTGCTGGGCGCGATCGCCGCGGACGGCTGGTTCACCCCGCCGCCGCCGGGCACGATCCGCCGCCTGATTGTCCCGGGCCTGGCCCAGATCCACGCGGGGAACGTCACCTGGGGCTGGCTCTACCTGGGCTCCTACGCGGTGTTCCTGCTCCTGGGCCTCCTGCGATGGGGCTCGACTGACGGGCCGATCTTCATCGGCCTGGCGATCAGTGCCCATGCCTCGTCCGTGGTGAGCGCCCTGATGCGCGAGCACGCCGTCGATCGCCGGAAGCTGTTCCTGTTCACGCTCTTCGTGACGACGATCCTGTACGCGCTGCTGTCCGTCGTGCTGAGGGGGATCGCCGCGCCGCTGGCGCTCATGGCGGATTCCCGACCGTTCGCCGCGGGCGACGTGCTCCTGGTGAATAACTGGGCCTTCGCGATCACGGGCCCGAGGCGGGGCGACGTCGTCGTCACCAGGCCGAGCGTGAATTCCCGCCGCGAGGTGACCGACCCGATGAGGGCGGGAGGCCATCGCCGCGACTACCTCGAGGACAACCAGGTGATCGATCGGGTGATCGGCCTCGCGGGGGACCGGGTCGTCTGGGAGGACGGCCGTCTGTCGATCAACGGCGAGCCCGTGTCGTGGACGCCCCTGGTCCCGGACCGGCTCCCCGCACGGATGGAGATCGAGGTCCCCGAGCACTACCTGCTGGTGCTGCCGACGATGACGGCCGCCGCGGCCCAGCGCGGCAGCTCGGCGGAGTTCTGGAAGGTCGCCGGGCTCATCGACCCCGGCGACGTGGAGGGCGGGGTCTGGCTGCGGATTGCCCCGCTGTCCCGATTCCGATTCATCCGCTGA
- a CDS encoding sulfurtransferase: MPTTLLKICVPAASLVLSTLACPALADGPPAPRSAPALLSHDALQKRLGDAGLRILDARPKAEYEAGHIPGAVWVDGKAAQALAAKPGGLEDREAWQAWLAPLSIGPGTEVVVYDGKRQLDAARAWWLLRYLGVDRAGLLDGNFPLWKRSDRPVGTEAPASLPPSTFRVAFRKDRHATREDVLEALKAKSDRIIDARSDGEFAGTEKHSKRAGHIPGACHVEWTNLVDKDGRFLPPDALREKLAAQGVKPGEPVIAHCQGGGRASVDTFALERLGLPARNYYLGWSDWGNAEETPVSGTGDGSPK, translated from the coding sequence ATGCCGACGACCTTGCTGAAGATCTGCGTCCCCGCCGCGTCCCTCGTGCTCTCGACCCTCGCCTGCCCGGCCCTGGCCGACGGGCCCCCCGCGCCCCGGTCGGCCCCCGCGCTCCTCTCCCACGATGCGCTGCAGAAGCGGCTGGGCGACGCCGGCCTGCGGATCCTGGACGCGAGGCCGAAGGCGGAGTATGAGGCCGGGCACATCCCGGGCGCCGTGTGGGTGGACGGGAAGGCGGCCCAGGCGCTGGCCGCGAAGCCCGGCGGCCTGGAGGATCGCGAGGCCTGGCAGGCATGGCTCGCCCCGCTGTCGATCGGGCCGGGGACCGAGGTCGTCGTCTACGACGGCAAGCGGCAGCTCGACGCCGCGCGGGCCTGGTGGCTGCTCCGCTATTTGGGCGTGGACCGCGCGGGGCTCCTGGACGGGAACTTCCCGCTCTGGAAGCGCTCGGACCGGCCGGTCGGCACGGAGGCCCCGGCGTCGCTTCCGCCCTCGACGTTCCGGGTCGCCTTCCGCAAGGACCGGCACGCGACCCGCGAGGACGTGCTGGAGGCCCTTAAGGCGAAGTCCGACCGGATCATCGACGCCCGCAGCGACGGCGAGTTCGCCGGCACCGAGAAGCACAGCAAGCGGGCCGGCCACATCCCGGGCGCCTGCCACGTCGAGTGGACGAACCTCGTGGACAAGGACGGCCGCTTCCTCCCCCCGGACGCCCTCCGCGAGAAGCTCGCCGCCCAGGGCGTGAAGCCGGGCGAGCCGGTGATCGCCCACTGCCAGGGCGGCGGCCGCGCCTCCGTGGACACCTTCGCCCTGGAGCGCCTGGGCCTGCCGGCCCGCAACTACTACCTCGGCTGGTCCGACTGGGGCAACGCCGAGGAGACGCCGGTCTCCGGCACGGGTGACGGTTCGCCAAAATGA
- a CDS encoding tetratricopeptide repeat protein, with the protein MPRFNQLEFDAAPGDERELGPAPSEASRDDREWLGKADADRRRGHYENALRYYSRALELDRSLVAGWVGQVQMLIMLGEYPEAELWAGKALELFRNQPDLLAGRAQALLRIGDRTRAAEMIDGALRQEGTSAYRWIVRGEMLVAARDDVDAHCFDKAVQADRDWLVPLEIALIYLEYDKPSKGLLRARQAAEASPASFYPWLIQARCELALGFDRQARQSLARCLDLSPRNVEASRLLEGLSEGGWSIGRGLRRLFGGR; encoded by the coding sequence TTGCCGAGATTCAATCAGCTCGAGTTCGACGCGGCACCGGGGGATGAACGTGAACTGGGCCCCGCCCCGAGCGAGGCCTCGCGGGACGACCGCGAATGGCTGGGGAAGGCGGACGCGGACCGCCGCCGCGGGCATTACGAGAACGCGCTGCGGTACTATTCCCGGGCCCTGGAGCTCGACCGGTCGCTCGTGGCCGGCTGGGTCGGCCAGGTGCAGATGCTGATCATGCTGGGGGAGTATCCCGAGGCCGAGCTCTGGGCCGGCAAGGCGCTGGAGCTCTTCCGCAACCAGCCGGACCTGCTCGCCGGCCGGGCCCAGGCGCTGCTCCGGATCGGCGACCGGACGCGTGCGGCGGAGATGATCGACGGGGCGCTGCGCCAGGAGGGGACCTCCGCCTACCGCTGGATCGTCCGCGGCGAGATGCTGGTGGCCGCCCGCGACGATGTGGACGCCCACTGCTTCGACAAGGCCGTGCAGGCCGACCGCGACTGGCTGGTCCCGCTGGAGATCGCCCTGATCTACCTCGAGTACGACAAGCCGAGCAAGGGGCTCCTCCGCGCCCGGCAGGCGGCCGAGGCCTCGCCGGCGAGCTTCTACCCCTGGCTGATCCAGGCCCGCTGCGAGCTCGCCCTGGGCTTCGACCGCCAGGCCCGCCAGAGCCTGGCCCGCTGCCTGGACCTCTCGCCCCGAAACGTCGAGGCGAGCCGGCTGCTCGAGGGCCTCTCCGAAGGGGGTTGGTCCATCGGCCGCGGCCTGCGGCGGCTCTTCGGCGGTCGTTGA
- a CDS encoding serine/threonine-protein kinase, translating into MLEPQTSRFWQASLQSGLLDAAGLAACWEGIPPEKRDAPEHLDRRLARQAIHRGLLSLWQAQQLLAGRTSGFRVDRYVLVDLIGQGGMGRVYLARDSRLNRQVALKILSPERMNNPRAIARFQREARVGAQLQHENLVRIYDFGESNGRFFLVMEYIEGKTIGGLIAAQGPMPPITAARLVRQIALGLEHAHRKDLIHRDVNPYNVMVTHDGVAKLADLGLAINKAEDERVTRDGATVGTFDYVAPEQARHSHSADIRSDIYSLGCTFYHMIAGQVPFPSPSLPEKLFAHQALEPAPLSRFAPDIPQALAEVVRRMMRKSPDDRFGTPLQVAQAIDACLEAHDRAAASRAGAGDDPEIATGVLMPGDPDSPTSTPGMPPSRTPIPEPASPARFAGAGVAATPAAAYDAAGPPPMPSAGASGPESAVATATPVPASDQPVGSEEEIPLYLDLGPEPSLSESIARPRPWFSGERSASSSGLQPAAPVAAAAPGTLAARLRGRWPWAAALLAAIALAIAASIVSRRAGGTAKATSSPASKQPAADAPRDGRAKEAGAGTAPAQPTSPIAVLDPDGGESPAKDLYQAMEAAVGVKGSVVLRNREPLVVSVPDAPRVMASTGWLKLKAAPGTTPVLVAELKGKQPLLVTGAATNLVVEGLTIVARYPSSAPASPDGPPPLIRAAGAAEFRRCAFLTDRGPEVEGSRAIVAEGGQLVVEGGWFRGFRHGIEVNAIGGAKADLKQTMIVPAAGRPGSGVTVRFLGGGSGSGRTLSLDRFTFAAGEAPIRLSGFTPEAPLTVRAGDCAVQARGLVSWLPGTPAIPWEPRSLRWQGERNQYDIGGTAWVSQPGEGAAAVVLDREGWARLASEEHPIPGPIEFRTPAGRRPESPEPADFATGRRGDPGPGADPDQVGPTASSEIAN; encoded by the coding sequence ATGCTCGAGCCCCAGACCTCCCGATTCTGGCAGGCCAGTCTCCAGAGCGGGCTGCTCGACGCCGCGGGCCTGGCCGCCTGCTGGGAAGGGATCCCGCCGGAGAAGCGGGACGCGCCGGAGCACCTGGACCGCCGCCTGGCGCGGCAGGCCATCCATCGGGGCCTCCTCTCGCTCTGGCAGGCGCAGCAATTGCTGGCCGGGCGGACCAGCGGGTTCCGCGTGGACCGCTACGTATTGGTGGACCTCATCGGCCAGGGGGGCATGGGGAGGGTCTACCTCGCCCGGGACTCCCGGCTCAACCGGCAGGTCGCCCTGAAGATCCTCTCCCCCGAGCGGATGAACAACCCGAGGGCCATCGCCCGGTTCCAGCGCGAGGCGCGGGTCGGCGCCCAGCTCCAGCACGAGAACCTCGTGCGGATCTATGACTTCGGCGAGTCCAACGGCCGCTTCTTCCTGGTGATGGAGTACATCGAGGGGAAGACGATCGGCGGCCTGATCGCGGCCCAGGGGCCGATGCCGCCGATCACGGCCGCGCGCCTCGTCCGCCAGATCGCGCTGGGGCTGGAGCACGCCCACCGCAAGGACCTGATCCATCGCGACGTCAACCCGTACAACGTGATGGTCACCCACGACGGGGTCGCCAAGCTGGCCGACCTCGGGCTGGCGATCAACAAGGCCGAGGATGAGCGCGTGACCCGCGACGGCGCGACCGTCGGCACGTTCGACTACGTGGCCCCGGAGCAGGCCCGGCACTCGCACTCGGCGGACATCCGCAGCGACATCTACTCGCTCGGCTGCACGTTCTATCACATGATCGCCGGTCAGGTCCCGTTCCCCAGCCCGAGCCTGCCGGAGAAGCTCTTCGCCCACCAGGCGCTGGAGCCGGCGCCCCTCTCGCGGTTCGCGCCGGACATCCCCCAGGCGCTCGCCGAGGTCGTCCGCAGGATGATGCGGAAGTCGCCCGACGACCGGTTCGGGACGCCGCTCCAGGTGGCCCAGGCGATCGACGCCTGCCTCGAGGCCCACGACCGCGCGGCGGCCTCCCGCGCTGGGGCCGGGGACGATCCCGAGATCGCGACGGGGGTCCTCATGCCCGGCGATCCGGATTCCCCCACGTCCACGCCCGGCATGCCGCCCTCGAGGACTCCGATCCCGGAGCCCGCGTCGCCGGCCCGGTTCGCCGGGGCGGGGGTCGCGGCCACGCCGGCCGCCGCCTACGACGCGGCCGGGCCGCCGCCGATGCCGTCGGCGGGCGCATCCGGCCCGGAGAGCGCGGTCGCGACGGCGACGCCGGTCCCGGCGAGCGACCAGCCCGTCGGCAGCGAGGAGGAGATCCCGCTCTACCTGGACCTGGGGCCGGAGCCGTCCCTCTCGGAGTCGATCGCGAGGCCCAGGCCGTGGTTCTCCGGGGAGCGGTCGGCATCCTCCTCGGGCCTCCAGCCCGCGGCCCCGGTCGCCGCGGCCGCGCCCGGCACGCTCGCCGCCCGGCTCCGCGGCCGCTGGCCCTGGGCGGCGGCCCTCCTGGCCGCGATCGCGCTGGCCATCGCCGCGTCCATCGTCTCCCGGCGTGCCGGCGGCACGGCGAAGGCCACGTCCTCCCCGGCCTCGAAGCAACCGGCCGCGGACGCCCCGCGCGACGGCCGGGCGAAGGAGGCTGGCGCGGGGACGGCCCCCGCGCAGCCCACTTCGCCGATCGCGGTCCTGGACCCCGACGGCGGGGAGTCGCCGGCGAAGGACCTCTACCAGGCCATGGAGGCTGCGGTCGGCGTCAAAGGTTCAGTCGTGCTGCGCAATCGGGAGCCCCTGGTCGTATCCGTGCCCGACGCGCCCCGGGTCATGGCGAGCACCGGCTGGCTCAAGCTCAAGGCCGCGCCGGGGACGACCCCCGTGCTCGTCGCGGAACTCAAGGGCAAGCAGCCGCTCCTCGTGACGGGCGCGGCCACGAACCTGGTCGTCGAGGGCCTCACGATCGTGGCCCGATACCCGTCCTCCGCCCCCGCCTCCCCGGACGGCCCGCCCCCGCTGATCCGGGCCGCCGGGGCCGCGGAGTTTCGCCGCTGCGCCTTCCTCACGGACAGGGGGCCGGAAGTCGAGGGCTCCCGGGCGATCGTCGCCGAGGGGGGGCAGCTGGTCGTCGAGGGCGGGTGGTTCCGCGGCTTCCGGCACGGCATCGAGGTCAACGCCATCGGCGGAGCGAAGGCCGACCTGAAGCAGACGATGATCGTGCCCGCGGCCGGCCGGCCCGGCTCGGGGGTGACGGTGCGGTTCCTCGGCGGGGGCTCCGGGTCGGGCCGGACGCTGTCCCTGGACCGCTTCACGTTCGCCGCGGGCGAGGCGCCGATCCGGCTCTCCGGCTTCACCCCCGAGGCGCCGCTCACCGTCCGCGCCGGGGATTGCGCCGTCCAGGCCAGGGGCCTGGTCTCCTGGCTGCCGGGCACCCCGGCCATCCCATGGGAGCCGAGGTCCCTCCGGTGGCAGGGGGAGCGGAACCAGTACGACATCGGCGGAACGGCCTGGGTGTCGCAGCCGGGCGAAGGGGCCGCGGCGGTGGTCCTCGACCGCGAGGGCTGGGCCCGCCTCGCCTCGGAGGAGCACCCGATCCCCGGCCCGATCGAGTTCCGCACCCCGGCGGGGCGGCGACCGGAATCGCCCGAGCCGGCCGATTTCGCCACCGGCAGGCGCGGGGATCCCGGACCCGGGGCCGACCCGGACCAGGTCGGTCCGACGGCGTCGTCCGAGATCGCCAACTGA